The following coding sequences are from one Novosphingobium sp. Gsoil 351 window:
- the ychF gene encoding redox-regulated ATPase YchF: protein MGFKCGIVGLPNVGKSTLFNALTETQAAQAANYPFCTIEPNVGNVGVPDPRLDTLAAIAKSAKIIPTQLGFVDIAGLVRGASKGEGLGNQFLGNIREVDAIVHVLRCFEDDDIQHVDNKIDPISDAETVETELMLSDLESLEKRVPAAQKKAAQGDKEAKITASVLGQALDLLRAGKPARLVTPKDEEEARVFAQAQLLTAKPVLYVCNVEEEAAGEGNALSARVFEKAKAEGANAVVVSAAIEADIVTMPVEDRGEFLEAMGLEEAGLARIIRSGYDLLHLITFFTVGPKEARAWTVHTGAKAPDAAGEIHSDMQRGFIRAETIAYDDYVALGGENPAKEAGKLRQEGKDYVVQDGDVLHFKFNV from the coding sequence ATGGGTTTCAAATGCGGTATCGTCGGTCTGCCCAATGTGGGCAAATCGACGCTGTTCAATGCTTTGACCGAGACGCAGGCGGCGCAAGCGGCGAACTATCCGTTCTGCACGATCGAACCCAACGTCGGCAACGTCGGGGTTCCCGATCCGCGGCTCGATACGTTGGCGGCCATCGCCAAATCGGCCAAGATCATCCCCACCCAGCTCGGTTTCGTCGACATAGCCGGGCTGGTGCGCGGGGCGTCGAAAGGCGAAGGGCTGGGCAACCAGTTCCTCGGCAACATCCGCGAGGTCGACGCGATCGTCCACGTGCTGCGCTGTTTCGAGGATGACGACATCCAGCACGTCGACAACAAGATCGACCCGATCTCCGATGCCGAGACGGTCGAGACCGAGTTGATGCTGTCCGATCTGGAAAGCCTGGAAAAGCGCGTCCCCGCCGCTCAGAAAAAGGCGGCGCAGGGCGACAAGGAAGCCAAGATCACCGCTTCGGTGCTCGGCCAGGCTCTCGATCTCTTGCGCGCCGGCAAGCCCGCGCGGTTGGTGACGCCCAAGGACGAGGAGGAGGCGCGCGTCTTCGCCCAGGCGCAGCTTCTCACCGCCAAGCCCGTGCTCTACGTCTGCAACGTCGAAGAAGAGGCCGCGGGCGAGGGCAACGCGCTCTCGGCGCGGGTGTTCGAGAAGGCCAAGGCCGAGGGCGCCAACGCCGTGGTGGTCTCCGCCGCGATCGAGGCGGACATCGTGACGATGCCGGTAGAGGACCGCGGCGAGTTCCTAGAGGCGATGGGGCTGGAAGAGGCTGGTCTCGCGCGGATCATCCGCTCGGGCTACGACCTGCTCCACCTGATCACCTTCTTCACCGTCGGGCCCAAGGAAGCGCGGGCGTGGACCGTCCATACCGGCGCCAAGGCCCCCGATGCGGCAGGCGAGATCCACTCCGACATGCAACGCGGCTTCATCCGCGCCGAAACCATCGCCTACGACGACTATGTGGCGCTGGGCGGCGAGAACCCGGCCAAGGAAGCGGGCAAGCTGCGCCAGGAAGGCAAGGACTACGTCGTCCAGGACGGCGACGTGCTCCACTTCAAGTTCAACGTTTGA
- a CDS encoding glutaredoxin, translated as MSKSATLYRMVMPGHTCPYGLKALHLLRRRGYAVEDRWLKTRAETDGFKAEHAVKTTPQTFIDGERVGGYDDLRRFLGLKVADPDAVSYVPVVAVFAAALALALAADWAAYQALQPVRIAEWFVSFAMVLLAMLKLQDIERFSTMFLNYDLLAKRWVPYGYVYPFAEFTAGALMAARALPWLSIPLALVIGTIGAGSVFKAVYVDKRELKCACVGGSSRVPLGFVSLSENLAMVAMALWMLWRPM; from the coding sequence ATGAGCAAGTCCGCCACACTGTACCGCATGGTCATGCCGGGCCACACTTGTCCTTACGGCCTCAAGGCGCTGCACCTGCTGCGGCGGCGCGGCTATGCGGTCGAAGACCGCTGGCTAAAGACGCGCGCGGAAACCGACGGGTTCAAGGCGGAGCATGCGGTCAAGACGACCCCGCAGACCTTCATCGATGGCGAGCGGGTCGGCGGATACGACGATCTGCGCCGGTTCCTCGGGCTGAAGGTCGCCGATCCCGACGCGGTCAGCTACGTTCCCGTGGTGGCGGTGTTCGCCGCCGCGCTGGCGCTGGCTCTCGCCGCGGACTGGGCAGCCTATCAAGCGCTCCAGCCCGTCCGCATCGCCGAATGGTTCGTCTCGTTCGCGATGGTCCTGCTGGCGATGCTCAAGCTGCAGGACATCGAGAGGTTCTCGACGATGTTCCTCAACTATGACCTGCTGGCGAAACGCTGGGTGCCTTATGGGTACGTCTACCCGTTCGCGGAGTTCACTGCGGGCGCGCTGATGGCGGCGCGCGCGCTGCCCTGGCTTTCGATCCCGCTCGCCCTGGTCATCGGAACGATCGGCGCGGGATCGGTGTTCAAGGCGGTCTATGTCGACAAACGCGAACTCAAGTGCGCCTGCGTGGGCGGATCGAGCCGGGTGCCTCTCGGTTTCGTGAGCCTGAGCGAGAACCTGGCGATGGTGGCGATGGCGCTGTGGATGCTGTGGCGGCCGATGTGA
- a CDS encoding DUF1206 domain-containing protein — translation MARVTRLDWLAKAGFAARGIVYILFGWIALSARGKTDEGQKAVFDQVQDMPMGDLLLTLLALGLFAYGVFRLTSGFLDIEGKGDEPKGLAGRAAQVGSGLFYLLLAYTAAQFLGGGKPSGNATGSGTSQEAAKTLLDFDLGVFGLWLVAAGFLAAAGLQVRKAFKGSHMKQTAPDTPAFAKTLGQIGLVTRGLIFAVIAYSFVRVAQTNDPGQAKAGGAAIASLLDSSPTLYTLVAVGLIVFGVFSLILAKYRIVPAIDVAGAAKGKAHAARAKVAAKL, via the coding sequence ATGGCGCGCGTCACACGGCTCGACTGGCTGGCCAAGGCGGGCTTCGCCGCGCGCGGAATCGTCTATATCCTGTTCGGCTGGATCGCGCTGTCGGCGCGGGGCAAGACCGACGAGGGCCAGAAGGCGGTGTTCGATCAGGTCCAGGACATGCCCATGGGCGACCTGCTGCTGACCCTGCTCGCGCTGGGCCTGTTCGCCTACGGCGTGTTCCGCCTGACCAGCGGCTTCCTCGACATCGAGGGCAAGGGCGACGAGCCCAAGGGCCTCGCCGGCCGCGCGGCCCAAGTCGGCAGTGGGCTGTTCTATCTCCTGCTCGCCTACACCGCGGCTCAGTTCCTCGGCGGCGGCAAACCATCGGGCAACGCTACCGGCAGCGGCACTAGTCAGGAGGCTGCCAAGACCTTGCTCGACTTCGATCTGGGTGTATTCGGGCTGTGGTTGGTCGCGGCGGGATTTCTCGCGGCGGCGGGGTTGCAGGTGCGCAAGGCGTTCAAGGGCAGCCATATGAAGCAGACCGCACCGGACACCCCCGCCTTCGCCAAGACGCTCGGCCAGATCGGCCTCGTCACGCGCGGGCTGATCTTCGCGGTGATCGCCTACTCGTTCGTCCGGGTCGCCCAGACCAACGATCCCGGCCAGGCCAAGGCCGGCGGCGCCGCGATCGCCTCGCTGCTGGATTCCAGCCCCACGCTCTACACTCTGGTCGCAGTGGGACTGATCGTGTTCGGCGTGTTCAGCCTGATCCTCGCGAAATACCGGATCGTGCCTGCGATCGACGTGGCGGGGGCGGCCAAGGGCAAGGCGCACGCGGCAAGGGCGAAGGTTGCGGCTAAGCTCTGA
- a CDS encoding MerR family DNA-binding protein, giving the protein MALTISELGRSAGVGVETVRFYQRRGLLTDPRPSRTGGAAGRRHYGEDDLRRLRFIRSAQRAGFSLDEIARLIELDRDNDRVTAQAMARERIAELDARIAELEASRDALTRLAKDCAGGGKGPCPILAAFDGLRA; this is encoded by the coding sequence ATGGCGCTGACTATTTCGGAACTGGGAAGAAGCGCAGGGGTCGGTGTGGAAACCGTCCGCTTCTACCAGAGACGCGGTCTCCTGACCGATCCCCGGCCGTCGCGGACGGGGGGTGCGGCCGGGCGGCGGCATTACGGCGAGGACGACCTTCGCCGCCTTCGCTTCATCCGCTCGGCGCAGCGGGCGGGGTTCTCGCTCGATGAGATCGCCCGCCTGATCGAACTCGACCGCGATAACGATCGCGTTACCGCACAAGCGATGGCGCGCGAGCGGATTGCCGAACTCGATGCCAGGATCGCCGAACTCGAAGCCAGCCGCGATGCACTCACGCGGCTCGCAAAGGATTGCGCCGGGGGCGGCAAGGGGCCGTGCCCGATCCTGGCCGCGTTCGACGGGCTCAGAGCTTAG